The following coding sequences are from one Plectropomus leopardus isolate mb chromosome 10, YSFRI_Pleo_2.0, whole genome shotgun sequence window:
- the sowahca gene encoding ankyrin repeat domain-containing protein SOWAHC translates to MMMASQCTEQAVQEFLMERGGRVQQMELIDHFLSGQNEQSKEGVGREVLQRIVDNVGFVKVEDGVKFVCLKSEGSTESVMRADTGDHDHAECNGNILESLDNNCVNGIPDNRDQTGPCSLPAVSLDNDKQSNGNGEPAAPSQNDKTNTGTPTSGGGGEVKLRERRRRESAPVIGIADLDHSAGSHSQQVRGARRVSKGSQRAMLTSCLSEDSALEGLETLGDINTPKGSRRNFIELMMSSSPQVRRSLINRGSRLRDSVRSDGDSASLLSSATDEDCASVTLDPLEHEWMLCASDGLWESLQPLLAVEPSLVAKRDFVTGFTCLHWAAKQGKAELLSQLLAFAKENTVPVNVNVRSSAGYTPLHLAAMHGHTQVVRVLLSDWEADPEARDYSGRRAIQYLSPPLAADLQEEGVVTSPGAESDNENTNSSSGGGRSWRFPRVLQGNLNPLRLLNPPAEAAEEGVVTGRTKGGIQRKSSLSRLNARLHRGRHRAQIIHSASFRDTGEVGRGEELPSSPLRTRPLSNLFG, encoded by the exons ATGATGATGGCGTCCCAGTGCACGGAGCAAGCTGTGCAGGAGTTCctgatggagagaggagggagggtcCAACAGATGGAGCTGATCGATCATTTCCTATCGGGGCAAAATGAGCAGTCGAAGGAAGGGGTGGGTCGAGAGGTGCTACAACGCATCGTGGACAACGTGGGTTTCGTCAAGGTGGAGGACGGCGtgaaatttgtttgtttgaaaagtgAAGGCAGCACAGAGTCGGTGATGCGTGCGGACACAGGCGACCACGATCACGCGGAGTGCAATGGCAATATCCTGGAGTCACTGGACAACAACTGTGTCAACGGCATCCCTGACAACAGAGACCAAACAG GACCATGCAGCTTGCCGGCTGTGAGTCTGGACAATGACAAACAGTCAAATGGCAATGGGGAACCTGCAGCCCCCTCCCAGAATGATAAGACCAACACAGGGACTCCTACCTCAGGTGGAGGAGGGGAGGTGAAGctgagggagaggagaagacGAGAGTCTGCTCCAGTCATTGGGATTGCAGATCTGGACCACTCTGCAGGGTCCCATAGTCAACAGGTGAGAGGTGCGCGCAGGGTGTCCAAAGGATCCCAGCGGGCCATGCTGACAAGCTGCCTATCTGAAGACAGCGCCTTGGAAGGGCTGGAGACTCTCGGAGATATCAACACGCCCAAGGGAAGTCGCAGGAACTTCATAGAGCTGATGATGAGTAGCTCTCCTCAG GTTCGGAGGTCTTTGATCAACCGCGGCTCGCGCCTCCGGGACTCAGTGAGGAGCGATGGGGACTCTGCATCGCTCCTCTCCTCAGCCACCGATGAGGACTGTGCCTCGGTGACCCTGGACCCACTGGAGCATGAGTGGATGCTGTGTGCCTCGGACGGCCTGTGGGAAAGCCTGCAGCCCCTGCTCGCTGTTGAACCCAGCCTAGTGGCCAAGAGAGACTTTGTGACCGGCTTCACCTGCCTCCACTGGGCGGCTAAGCAGGGCAAAGCTGAGCTGCTCTCCCAGCTGCTGGCCTTTGCCAAGGAGAACACTGTACCTGTGAATGTAAACGTGAGATCAAGTGCTGGATACACACCACTACACCTGGCAGCcatgcatggacacacacag GTGGTCCGTGTGCTACTGTCCGACTGGGAGGCGGACCCTGAGGCTCGTGACTACAGCGGAAGACGAGCCATCCAGTACCTTTCCCCACCTCTGGCCGCtgacctgcaggaggagggCGTGGTCACCTCACCTGGAGCTGAGTCAGACAACGAGAACAccaacagcagcagtggtggtgGGCGCAGCTGGCGATTTCCCAGAGTCCTCCAGGGCAATCTAAACCCATTGCGGCTCTTGAACCCACCCGCCgaggcagcagaggagggagtCGTGACTGGAAGGACCAAGGGGGGAATACAGAGGAAGTCATCTCTGAGCCGGTTGAACGCCCGGCTGCACCGAGGACGACACCGAGCCCAGATCATCCACAGCGCCTCCTTCAGGGACACAGGGGAggtggggagaggagaggagctccCCAGCAGCCCTCTCCGAACCCGGCCACTGTCCAACCTGTTTGGATGA